One region of Bacterioplanoides sp. SCSIO 12839 genomic DNA includes:
- a CDS encoding M48 family metallopeptidase translates to MGARTTYQRTNRQPAGYQQTLSLEMGGESVSLRISASRRKSMRLQVTEKGELDLRIPLGCPKRDVLAFVKSNEAWLKQQRDQVLQRQQQKLERYSVLGNELTVQTSALDEFLVTDSTIWIPDHWDHTDLRDQMDKWLRPKARAYYQQLIDQWWPFFARFAELKPVLRVKKMRTRWGSLSQRGYINLNLALMQLPEELVELVVVHELCHLKHFDHGPGFKGLMTEALPDWRSRERQLQQLSSNVL, encoded by the coding sequence ATGGGCGCACGAACAACGTATCAACGAACAAATCGTCAACCGGCGGGTTATCAGCAAACCCTGTCGCTGGAAATGGGTGGAGAATCGGTATCTCTGCGGATTTCTGCCAGTCGCCGTAAGAGCATGCGTTTACAGGTGACTGAGAAGGGTGAGTTGGATTTACGTATCCCCTTAGGATGCCCCAAGCGCGATGTGTTGGCGTTTGTGAAATCGAATGAAGCCTGGCTGAAACAGCAGCGGGACCAGGTCTTACAGCGTCAGCAACAGAAACTGGAGCGTTATTCGGTTTTGGGAAACGAACTGACGGTGCAAACCAGTGCGTTGGATGAGTTCCTGGTAACGGATAGCACCATCTGGATTCCCGATCACTGGGATCATACCGATTTGCGCGATCAGATGGACAAATGGTTACGCCCCAAAGCACGGGCGTATTATCAGCAATTAATTGATCAATGGTGGCCATTTTTTGCTCGTTTTGCTGAGCTAAAGCCGGTTCTGCGGGTGAAAAAAATGCGGACTCGCTGGGGCAGTTTATCCCAGCGTGGTTACATCAACCTCAACCTGGCGCTAATGCAATTACCAGAAGAGCTGGTTGAGCTGGTTGTGGTGCACGAACTGTGTCACCTGAAGCATTTTGATCATGGCCCCGGTTTTAAAGGGCTGATGACTGAGGCGTTGCCAGACTGGCGCAGTCGTGAGCGCCAGTTGCAGCAATTGTCATCCAACGTATTGTGA
- a CDS encoding YecA family protein → MSDLNSIPALSEEELETLGVLLETEAERQESFDFFAVHGLITGLLSGPIEFNVRQVWESAFDEQLGFSKDEKDTVNTLFIKLSKEIQAWLDSGQDFPVPADLSLVDDEEDEPPLESWAIGYMTAVLLQEEAWYAEQEEKVAEGLFPIMYASGLFAEEPEMADIDEDIELSDQMCGNIPAAVIAVYLQLHGQ, encoded by the coding sequence ATGTCTGACCTAAACAGTATCCCAGCCCTGAGTGAAGAAGAGCTGGAAACCCTGGGCGTTTTGCTGGAAACCGAAGCCGAACGCCAGGAAAGTTTTGATTTTTTTGCCGTGCACGGTCTGATCACCGGGCTATTATCCGGCCCGATTGAGTTTAACGTGCGTCAGGTGTGGGAATCAGCCTTTGATGAGCAACTGGGCTTCAGCAAAGATGAAAAAGATACGGTAAACACGTTATTTATCAAACTGAGCAAAGAGATTCAGGCCTGGCTGGATTCTGGTCAGGACTTCCCGGTTCCTGCCGATTTGAGCCTGGTGGACGACGAAGAAGATGAGCCGCCGCTGGAAAGCTGGGCCATTGGTTATATGACGGCGGTGTTATTGCAGGAAGAAGCCTGGTACGCCGAGCAGGAAGAAAAAGTGGCGGAAGGCCTGTTCCCGATTATGTATGCTTCCGGTTTATTCGCCGAAGAACCAGAGATGGCTGATATCGATGAAGACATCGAATTGTCCGATCAGATGTGTGGCAATATTCCGGCAGCGGTGATTGCCGTATACCTGCAGTTGCACGGTCAATAA
- a CDS encoding substrate-binding domain-containing protein gives MKLLSSLLLVCLTLVSSFSNALERFSDLPYDGTTTLFTIHGSNTIGAALAPNLVKEYLVQKGAEQIETLETGVENEKIIRGVVRNSRTIVEVVIEAHGSGTGFKGLDSQQADIAAASRPAKDKEANLLKHKADMRAPESEHIVGIDGLAIIVHPQNPIHTLSVDQIAGIFAGDYQNWSELGGNPGQINVYARDDKSGTWDSFKGMVLGKQSSLIETAERFESNDELSDRVSADAQGIGFVGLASVRQSKLVAVSDGTAKALLPNKLTVATEDYALARRLYMYTAGVSANAYVNEFLNFVLENSGQKIVADTGFISQELMAVMPETYAELPQDFRDITANAERLTINFRFKEGSAKLDNKALKDVERLVQYLKTNNTNEIVLIGFGDKKKTEERARLLSKLRAMAVRRELVRNGIYPKESVGYGEYLPVASINRSEGRMKNRRVEVWLRDGAAIATAE, from the coding sequence ATGAAATTGTTGTCTTCCCTTCTGCTTGTCTGCTTAACCCTTGTCAGTTCTTTCTCTAACGCGTTAGAGCGTTTTTCTGACTTGCCTTATGATGGCACAACCACTCTGTTTACTATTCATGGCTCCAACACGATTGGTGCAGCATTAGCTCCGAATCTGGTTAAAGAATATCTGGTTCAAAAGGGGGCTGAACAAATAGAAACCCTGGAAACCGGTGTTGAGAATGAAAAAATCATTCGTGGTGTGGTGCGTAATAGCCGCACCATTGTTGAAGTAGTGATTGAAGCACACGGTTCCGGCACCGGTTTTAAAGGGCTGGACTCCCAACAAGCCGATATTGCAGCGGCTTCACGCCCGGCGAAAGACAAAGAAGCGAACTTGTTAAAACATAAGGCCGACATGCGTGCACCGGAGAGTGAGCACATTGTTGGTATTGATGGCTTGGCCATTATTGTTCACCCGCAGAATCCGATTCACACATTAAGCGTTGATCAGATTGCCGGAATCTTTGCCGGTGACTATCAGAACTGGTCTGAATTAGGTGGTAACCCTGGCCAGATTAATGTTTATGCCCGTGATGATAAATCAGGTACCTGGGATTCGTTTAAAGGCATGGTGCTGGGTAAACAAAGCAGCTTAATTGAAACAGCCGAACGTTTTGAATCGAATGATGAACTGTCAGACCGTGTTTCTGCTGACGCTCAGGGTATTGGTTTTGTGGGTTTAGCATCGGTTAGACAGTCAAAACTGGTTGCCGTGTCAGATGGCACCGCAAAAGCCTTGTTACCCAATAAGCTGACGGTTGCCACCGAAGATTATGCGCTGGCACGTCGCTTATATATGTATACCGCGGGTGTTTCTGCCAATGCTTATGTGAATGAATTTCTGAACTTTGTACTGGAAAATTCTGGTCAGAAAATTGTCGCAGACACTGGCTTTATCTCTCAGGAGTTAATGGCTGTCATGCCAGAAACTTACGCTGAATTACCACAGGATTTTCGCGATATAACCGCCAATGCTGAGCGCCTGACGATTAACTTCCGTTTTAAGGAAGGCAGCGCCAAGCTTGATAATAAGGCACTTAAAGATGTTGAGCGTTTGGTGCAATACCTGAAAACTAATAATACAAATGAAATTGTTTTGATTGGTTTTGGTGATAAAAAGAAAACCGAAGAGCGTGCCCGGTTATTATCTAAATTACGGGCCATGGCAGTTCGTCGTGAGTTAGTCCGAAATGGCATTTATCCGAAAGAATCGGTGGGCTATGGTGAATATTTACCGGTTGCATCGATTAATCGCAGTGAAGGCCGGATGAAAAATCGCCGTGTCGAAGTGTGGTTGCGCGATGGTGCAGCAATAGCAACTGCAGAATAA
- a CDS encoding START domain-containing protein — translation MKFMILSIWNVLSLLMVLVGSVHVANAADSGDVVNEVEASWQLEKHDKDLGIKVFTREVAGSELKAFRGEMVLTSTLSAPIALLEDTSQAPEWMHNCGIVEIIEYQNAGEALSYMITEAPWPVSDRDTIVHSVASQDPDTLAVRVDVTARNDVFPANDEYVRVTQMRGFWLFSPLKNGELNVIYEVHAEPGGGLPSWLANSVVVDTPYHTLKNMQKIIRSERYQNAELSFIKNH, via the coding sequence ATGAAATTTATGATATTGAGCATATGGAATGTGTTATCCCTGCTGATGGTACTGGTTGGTTCTGTTCATGTTGCCAATGCCGCTGATAGTGGGGATGTGGTTAATGAGGTTGAAGCTTCCTGGCAGCTGGAGAAGCATGATAAAGATCTTGGAATCAAAGTATTCACACGGGAAGTAGCTGGTTCAGAGTTAAAAGCATTTCGCGGAGAAATGGTGCTGACGTCGACACTGTCAGCACCGATTGCGTTGCTGGAGGATACGTCTCAGGCTCCTGAATGGATGCACAATTGCGGTATTGTCGAAATCATTGAATATCAAAATGCCGGAGAAGCTCTGTCGTATATGATTACAGAGGCTCCGTGGCCGGTTTCTGATCGCGATACCATTGTGCACTCTGTAGCTAGCCAGGACCCTGATACATTGGCTGTCAGAGTCGATGTTACTGCACGTAATGATGTTTTTCCGGCCAATGACGAGTATGTTCGTGTGACCCAGATGCGTGGTTTCTGGTTGTTTTCGCCATTGAAAAACGGTGAGTTGAACGTCATTTATGAAGTGCACGCTGAACCTGGTGGTGGTTTACCGAGCTGGCTGGCAAACAGTGTGGTGGTGGATACGCCTTATCACACACTGAAAAATATGCAGAAAATTATCCGCTCTGAACGTTACCAGAATGCCGAGTTATCATTCATTAAAAACCATTAA
- a CDS encoding BolA family transcriptional regulator, giving the protein MAVDIAQQITEKLSALDPVQLDIVNESHMHSGPATDSHFKLTVVSDAFAGKRPVARHQLVYGILSEELAGPVHALALHLYSIEEWQAAEVPDSPNCRGGSKFD; this is encoded by the coding sequence ATGGCCGTCGATATTGCGCAACAAATCACCGAAAAATTATCAGCATTAGATCCGGTACAACTGGATATTGTTAATGAAAGCCATATGCACTCCGGTCCGGCAACAGATTCCCACTTTAAGCTCACGGTGGTGAGTGACGCGTTTGCGGGTAAACGTCCGGTCGCACGACATCAGCTGGTATATGGCATTCTTAGTGAGGAGCTTGCAGGACCGGTTCATGCTCTGGCTTTGCATTTGTATTCCATTGAAGAGTGGCAGGCTGCAGAAGTCCCGGATTCGCCGAATTGCCGTGGAGGCAGTAAGTTTGATTAG
- the ylqF gene encoding ribosome biogenesis GTPase YlqF — MAIQWFPGHMNKARKKIAEAMPEIDLVIEVLDARLPFSSTNPMVDELRGDKPCIKILNKSDLADPKVTQNWVKYFSQQHNTQAMPLVAEDKKQVKKVVQLCKKIGHKRTEKKLAIRVMIMGIPNVGKSTLINALAGRQIARTGNEPAVTKANQMIDLKNGIVLSDTPGILWPKFENELSGYRLAASGAVKDTAIEYTDVAQFALGYLLERYQQPLMTRFKMKELPESAEAALNTVAAKRGCLRPGGVVDLHKASELCLHEMRAGKIGLISLETPEMVEAELAAIEAERLAALEAEQDQKS; from the coding sequence ATGGCAATTCAATGGTTCCCCGGCCACATGAACAAAGCACGCAAAAAGATTGCCGAAGCGATGCCGGAAATTGACCTGGTGATTGAGGTTCTGGATGCCCGATTGCCTTTCTCCAGCACCAACCCGATGGTTGATGAACTCAGAGGCGACAAGCCCTGCATCAAAATTCTCAATAAATCTGACCTGGCTGACCCCAAAGTCACTCAGAATTGGGTGAAGTACTTTAGTCAACAACACAATACCCAGGCGATGCCACTGGTAGCCGAGGATAAAAAACAGGTTAAAAAGGTCGTACAGCTGTGTAAAAAGATTGGCCACAAACGCACGGAGAAGAAGCTGGCGATTCGGGTCATGATCATGGGTATCCCAAATGTGGGCAAATCCACCTTGATTAATGCGCTGGCTGGTCGCCAGATAGCCCGTACCGGCAACGAGCCTGCCGTAACCAAAGCCAACCAGATGATCGACCTGAAAAATGGCATTGTGCTCTCAGATACACCGGGAATTCTGTGGCCTAAATTTGAAAATGAGCTGAGTGGCTACCGTCTGGCAGCATCCGGTGCGGTGAAAGATACGGCTATCGAGTACACCGATGTCGCGCAGTTTGCACTGGGTTATCTGTTGGAACGTTACCAGCAGCCGCTGATGACACGTTTTAAAATGAAAGAGCTGCCTGAAAGCGCGGAAGCCGCACTCAATACCGTGGCTGCAAAACGTGGCTGTTTACGCCCGGGCGGTGTCGTGGATCTGCATAAAGCATCGGAACTGTGTCTGCATGAAATGCGTGCTGGCAAGATTGGTTTAATCTCGTTAGAAACACCAGAAATGGTGGAAGCGGAATTAGCTGCGATTGAAGCCGAACGCCTGGCGGCGCTGGAAGCAGAACAGGATCAGAAGTCCTGA
- a CDS encoding DUF695 domain-containing protein has translation MLVNNRWVRASGDLNGKPISIQYREDWSLAQESERYPVCVQIAWHADSLDESTGFPSDQEQNQILAFHQALQDKLEPSENAVVAMMITHDAINQWIIYCEDLDVMKDALDQIPTDQGLYPIEVVADDDAEWQTFSKVHEVIVQGG, from the coding sequence ATGCTGGTCAATAATCGTTGGGTTCGTGCTTCTGGTGATCTGAATGGTAAGCCAATCAGCATTCAATATCGTGAAGACTGGTCGTTAGCACAAGAAAGTGAGCGTTATCCGGTTTGTGTTCAGATAGCCTGGCATGCTGACAGCCTGGATGAAAGTACGGGCTTTCCGTCTGATCAGGAGCAAAACCAGATTCTGGCTTTCCACCAGGCATTACAGGATAAGCTGGAGCCTTCTGAAAACGCGGTGGTCGCTATGATGATCACCCATGATGCGATTAATCAGTGGATTATCTATTGCGAAGATCTGGATGTGATGAAAGACGCTCTGGATCAGATCCCAACCGATCAGGGTTTATACCCGATTGAAGTCGTCGCGGACGATGATGCTGAATGGCAGACCTTTAGCAAGGTGCATGAGGTTATTGTCCAGGGCGGCTAA
- a CDS encoding DUF2489 domain-containing protein → MTLILLIIGLLIIAGLAVYAWKLTRQVKQAEQQAQQQQQDEEAAAAHNLRQKQLELVTDIRFVARSVIAQQCEITEGVLRIHYLISGLDPDAWQLPELKTLRTHHDQTREMPILDAYKQLPKKEQFKLDKQRWTLEQQHKEAIEKELNWLVNYSFPQVTLLQ, encoded by the coding sequence ATGACCCTCATTCTCCTGATTATTGGACTGCTGATTATCGCTGGCCTGGCGGTGTATGCCTGGAAACTGACCCGTCAGGTCAAACAAGCAGAGCAACAAGCTCAGCAGCAACAACAGGATGAAGAAGCGGCGGCGGCTCATAATCTGCGCCAAAAGCAACTGGAGTTAGTGACCGATATCCGCTTTGTTGCCCGCTCGGTCATTGCACAACAATGTGAAATCACAGAAGGTGTGTTGCGTATTCACTATCTGATTTCCGGGTTAGACCCGGATGCCTGGCAATTACCCGAGCTAAAAACACTGCGCACTCATCACGACCAGACTCGCGAGATGCCGATTCTGGATGCCTACAAACAATTACCGAAAAAAGAGCAGTTTAAGCTGGATAAGCAACGCTGGACACTGGAACAACAGCATAAAGAGGCCATTGAGAAAGAGCTGAACTGGCTGGTGAATTACAGTTTCCCGCAAGTCACTCTGCTTCAGTAA
- a CDS encoding bifunctional diguanylate cyclase/phosphodiesterase → MQPRIQILLVYLFVLVLALAISSSIVISGRHVSETTSQLAEVKLPRLQGINDLYLAIVEHERLLYEYYATTDSDKFALLLSGNESRIRDDLALISEAFPDWEPLEDLRKEEGMVKAYTSQLDLLFRADQVDWDLARELLQEVSKTGRRIFPILDMLVERIQQDALETAAMTQQSTDRSSTQVIAFAALILVVAGFVGYFFNSYIRETANRRRLAMFAERSPNPIMSFTWNGRLNYTNPACDALMKQLDNHSGRPESLLPEDFDQILLTLQSSKDDYSQWVAKGTGNATLEYSLSLLRDLRTCHLFIEDISAQVEANKSLQYQAYHDLLTDLPNRRFFNEAVAELVQQKDKKPFTVILLSVDRFDQVVASAGYQIADKLLKEVADNLDRTVKNFSSRSFKNRNFRLDSSKFALLLEDFPDQNFAENLATELLEEMKVPMCIDNKEFHISISIGLSHYPEQADSAAELLSNADAALSRVKRDGGDGLLCYNQNIHAIEQAWIEIERNLRQAIDNEELVLFYQPKISAQGHQLSGVEALIRWRRSDGSMVSPGEFIPVAEQSGLIVMIGEWVIHEACRQFENWADDEPVNIAINLSARQFRHPDFVQMMSECLHHYAIEPGMIELEITESLLMNDIESSIQTMHQLKELGFKLSIDDFGTGYSSLSYLKDFPIDKLKIDRAFVMNIENNPADETLAKTIVDLAHNMDLTVVAEGVENEQQLGILTRLGVEEIQGFYFSKPVPAVQIEEKYRQHS, encoded by the coding sequence GTGCAGCCTCGAATTCAAATCCTGCTGGTTTATTTATTTGTACTGGTATTGGCCCTGGCGATCTCCAGTTCCATCGTTATTTCCGGGCGTCACGTCAGTGAAACCACGTCACAACTGGCGGAAGTAAAACTGCCGCGCTTGCAGGGCATTAACGACCTGTACCTGGCGATTGTTGAGCATGAACGTCTGCTGTATGAATATTACGCCACCACGGATTCGGATAAATTTGCTCTGCTGCTCAGTGGCAATGAGTCGCGGATACGTGATGATCTGGCGTTAATCTCAGAAGCATTTCCGGATTGGGAACCGCTGGAAGACCTGCGTAAGGAAGAAGGCATGGTGAAGGCTTATACCAGCCAATTGGATCTGTTATTTCGGGCGGATCAGGTGGATTGGGATTTAGCCCGTGAGCTATTACAGGAAGTGAGCAAAACAGGGCGGCGCATTTTTCCTATTCTGGACATGCTGGTGGAGCGGATTCAGCAAGATGCGCTAGAAACCGCAGCGATGACTCAACAATCCACCGACCGAAGCAGTACTCAGGTGATTGCCTTTGCGGCACTGATTCTCGTTGTCGCTGGTTTTGTTGGCTATTTTTTCAACAGTTATATTCGTGAAACCGCCAATCGTCGCCGCTTAGCTATGTTTGCTGAGCGTAGCCCGAATCCGATCATGAGCTTCACCTGGAATGGCCGGCTGAATTACACCAACCCAGCGTGTGATGCGTTGATGAAGCAACTGGACAACCACTCCGGGCGGCCAGAAAGTTTATTGCCGGAAGACTTCGACCAGATTCTGCTGACATTACAAAGCAGCAAAGACGATTATTCGCAGTGGGTGGCTAAAGGTACCGGTAATGCCACGCTGGAATATTCGCTGTCATTGTTACGTGATTTAAGAACCTGCCATTTATTTATTGAAGATATTAGCGCTCAGGTTGAAGCCAATAAATCGCTGCAGTATCAGGCATATCATGATTTATTAACTGACTTACCTAACCGCCGCTTTTTTAATGAGGCTGTTGCTGAGCTGGTTCAGCAAAAAGATAAAAAACCGTTTACCGTGATTCTGCTCAGTGTTGATCGGTTTGATCAGGTGGTTGCCAGCGCGGGATATCAGATTGCCGACAAGCTGTTAAAAGAAGTGGCTGATAACCTCGATCGTACGGTTAAAAACTTCAGCAGTCGCAGTTTTAAAAACCGTAACTTTCGGCTTGATTCCAGTAAATTTGCATTGTTGTTGGAAGATTTTCCCGATCAGAATTTTGCTGAAAATCTGGCGACGGAATTGCTGGAAGAAATGAAGGTGCCCATGTGCATCGACAACAAAGAATTTCATATCTCGATCAGCATTGGTTTGAGTCATTACCCGGAACAAGCCGATTCAGCGGCGGAATTACTGTCGAATGCAGACGCCGCGTTGAGCCGGGTGAAACGTGACGGTGGTGACGGTTTGTTGTGTTACAACCAGAATATTCACGCCATTGAACAAGCCTGGATCGAGATTGAGCGTAACCTGCGTCAAGCCATTGATAATGAAGAGCTGGTGCTGTTTTATCAGCCTAAAATTTCAGCTCAGGGACACCAATTGTCGGGTGTTGAGGCTCTGATCCGCTGGCGTCGCAGTGATGGCAGTATGGTGTCGCCTGGTGAGTTTATTCCGGTGGCCGAACAAAGTGGTCTGATTGTGATGATAGGTGAATGGGTGATTCATGAAGCCTGTCGTCAGTTTGAGAACTGGGCCGATGATGAGCCGGTTAATATTGCCATTAACTTATCCGCCAGACAGTTTCGCCACCCGGACTTTGTTCAGATGATGTCTGAGTGTTTGCATCATTATGCCATTGAGCCGGGCATGATCGAACTGGAAATTACCGAAAGCCTGCTGATGAACGACATTGAAAGCAGCATTCAGACCATGCACCAGTTAAAAGAATTAGGGTTTAAATTATCCATCGATGACTTTGGTACCGGTTATTCATCGCTCAGTTATCTGAAAGACTTCCCGATTGATAAATTAAAAATTGATCGGGCATTTGTGATGAATATCGAGAATAACCCGGCGGATGAAACTTTGGCTAAAACCATTGTCGATCTGGCCCATAATATGGACTTAACGGTGGTAGCTGAAGGGGTGGAAAACGAGCAGCAATTAGGAATCTTGACCCGTTTGGGCGTTGAAGAGATTCAAGGCTTTTATTTCAGTAAGCCGGTGCCAGCGGTTCAGATTGAAGAAAAATACCGCCAGCATTCATAA
- a CDS encoding enoyl-CoA hydratase/isomerase family protein, whose translation MYQDIEYSLDNGIAVITLNRPKVLNAIRVQTYTDIIAALKDSEQNDDVKVIVMTGAGGKFTAGNDLRDLLPEGDLKGVEQGVAGIFDALAAMEKPLILAQEGVAVGIGANLLLHADLAYAGNSIRYSLPFTKIGVAAEGGSSVLLKEAIGAKNAADLLLTGRFFSAAEAEKWGLINAAVEDGSALEHAMKAAQALLQNSQGSIRAIKQLGKAEGHHERVNKAVKAEMEEFSALLQTPETQARINHVLKGGK comes from the coding sequence ATGTATCAGGATATTGAATACAGCCTGGACAACGGTATTGCCGTTATTACCCTGAACCGCCCGAAAGTGCTGAACGCCATTCGTGTACAGACCTATACCGATATAATTGCCGCACTGAAAGACAGCGAACAGAATGACGATGTTAAAGTGATTGTCATGACGGGCGCCGGTGGCAAATTCACGGCGGGTAATGATTTACGAGACCTGCTGCCTGAAGGTGACCTGAAAGGGGTTGAGCAAGGTGTTGCGGGGATTTTTGATGCTTTAGCAGCAATGGAAAAACCACTGATCCTGGCTCAGGAAGGCGTTGCCGTTGGTATTGGTGCCAATCTGTTATTACATGCCGATCTGGCTTATGCCGGAAATAGCATTCGTTACAGCCTGCCCTTCACCAAAATTGGTGTTGCTGCAGAAGGTGGCTCCTCTGTGCTGTTAAAAGAAGCGATTGGCGCTAAAAATGCGGCGGACCTGTTGTTAACTGGTCGCTTTTTCAGTGCCGCAGAAGCGGAAAAATGGGGCCTGATCAACGCTGCGGTTGAGGATGGCAGCGCCCTGGAGCATGCGATGAAAGCAGCCCAGGCTTTACTGCAAAATTCTCAGGGTTCGATCCGCGCAATCAAGCAGTTAGGTAAAGCGGAAGGGCATCATGAGCGTGTTAATAAGGCAGTAAAAGCAGAAATGGAAGAATTCTCAGCATTATTACAAACGCCTGAAACCCAGGCCCGTATTAACCACGTATTAAAAGGTGGTAAATAA